Proteins from a single region of Acidovorax sp. NCPPB 3576:
- a CDS encoding TRAP transporter substrate-binding protein produces MKRRSWCALFMALGSFALPGGVSAQTRWTLATGYLPEVFHTVNLQQFAKDVNERTKGALVIDVRPDNSVAKLSEIAGQVRAGKIAAGEVLLSSLAADTKLAGADAIPFIVDTYDDALRLWKAQRPVLQEALDRQGLVPLYAVPWPAQGLFTTRSIRHVSDLRGAKMRSYSPSTVRIAQLMGATPVDVPAKGINQAVLDRQIDTLFTSPVTGVENKVWDLPIKYFYNVHAWYPKNLVLVNKAQWLALPEGTRKIVEEAAAQAQVRGWNASSAASTASIAELARNGIKLETPDFELRRELRRLGEQFSLEYIRDTGADGNRMMIPYFSGENAAAAPKAQ; encoded by the coding sequence ATGAAACGTCGTTCATGGTGCGCGCTCTTCATGGCGCTCGGGTCCTTCGCGCTGCCCGGCGGGGTGTCGGCGCAGACGCGCTGGACGCTCGCCACGGGCTACCTGCCCGAGGTGTTCCACACCGTCAATCTGCAGCAGTTCGCCAAGGACGTGAACGAGCGCACGAAAGGCGCGCTGGTGATCGACGTGCGCCCCGACAACAGCGTGGCCAAGCTGTCCGAGATCGCGGGCCAGGTGCGCGCCGGCAAGATCGCGGCCGGCGAGGTGCTGCTCAGCTCTCTGGCGGCCGACACCAAGCTGGCCGGAGCCGACGCCATTCCCTTCATCGTCGATACCTACGACGACGCGCTGAGGCTGTGGAAGGCGCAGCGCCCCGTGCTGCAGGAGGCGCTGGACCGGCAGGGGCTGGTGCCGCTGTACGCCGTGCCCTGGCCCGCCCAGGGGCTGTTCACCACGCGGTCCATCCGCCACGTGAGCGACCTGCGCGGCGCCAAGATGCGCAGCTACAGCCCCAGCACCGTGCGCATCGCCCAGCTGATGGGCGCCACGCCGGTGGACGTGCCCGCCAAGGGCATCAACCAGGCGGTGCTGGACCGGCAGATCGACACGCTCTTCACCTCGCCCGTCACGGGCGTGGAGAACAAGGTGTGGGATCTGCCCATCAAATACTTCTACAACGTGCATGCCTGGTATCCCAAGAACCTCGTGCTGGTGAACAAGGCCCAGTGGCTGGCCCTGCCCGAAGGCACGCGCAAGATCGTCGAGGAGGCCGCCGCCCAGGCCCAGGTGCGGGGGTGGAACGCCAGCAGCGCCGCATCCACCGCGTCCATCGCCGAGCTGGCGCGCAACGGCATCAAGTTGGAGACGCCCGACTTCGAATTGCGCCGGGAACTGCGGCGCCTGGGCGAGCAGTTCTCGCTCGAATACATCCGCGACACCGGCGCGGACGGCAACCGCATGATGATTCCGTACTTCTCCGGCGAGAATGCCGCTGCCGCCCCCAAGGCCCAGTGA
- a CDS encoding glutathione peroxidase translates to MTSAYDFQARQMNGQTVPLRKYEGQLLLIVNTASACGFTPQFAGLEALHQQYGRQGLAVLGFPCNQFGRQDPGSNDEIASFCQLNYGVSFPMMAKIDVNGADADPLYRWLKAEAPGLLGTKAIKWNFTKFLIGRDGQVLRRYGPRDTPQSMQGDIEAALKG, encoded by the coding sequence ATGACCAGCGCCTACGACTTCCAAGCCCGGCAGATGAACGGCCAGACTGTGCCCCTGCGCAAGTACGAGGGGCAGCTGCTGCTCATCGTCAACACGGCCAGCGCCTGCGGCTTCACGCCGCAGTTCGCGGGGCTGGAGGCCCTGCACCAGCAATACGGCCGCCAGGGGCTGGCCGTGCTCGGGTTTCCATGCAACCAGTTCGGCCGCCAGGACCCGGGCAGCAACGACGAGATCGCCAGCTTCTGCCAGCTCAACTACGGCGTGAGCTTCCCGATGATGGCCAAGATCGACGTGAACGGCGCCGACGCCGACCCGCTGTACCGCTGGCTCAAGGCCGAAGCGCCGGGCCTGCTGGGCACGAAGGCGATCAAGTGGAACTTCACCAAGTTCCTCATCGGCCGGGACGGGCAGGTGCTGCGGCGCTACGGCCCGCGGGACACGCCGCAGTCGATGCAGGGCGACATCGAGGCGGCCCTCAAGGGGTGA
- a CDS encoding DMT family transporter, whose amino-acid sequence MPSPLPFAALLFNAFVWGLAWWPFRVMHGAGLHPLWATAVMYSAILIGLLALRPGLWAQVRQHPQLWLLALSSGLNNVAFNWAVTVGDVVRVVLLFYLMPVWGLLLAWRVLGERPTPMALLRLALAFAGVVLVLLPEGASPSRLFQNLSLADGLALAGGFLFALTNVTLRRLHAVPGQARMFVMFGGCMLMALLVASIGLQAGVVEPFPPVNATWALTAALLAVALWLGNGALQYGASRLAAGTTAVILLSEVVFASVSSVLLSAAQWQARTLLGGGLIVFAALLASLRR is encoded by the coding sequence ATGCCATCGCCGCTGCCCTTTGCCGCCCTGCTGTTCAACGCCTTCGTCTGGGGCCTGGCATGGTGGCCGTTCCGGGTGATGCACGGGGCGGGCCTGCACCCGCTGTGGGCGACCGCCGTGATGTACAGCGCCATCCTGATCGGCCTGCTGGCCCTGCGTCCGGGCCTGTGGGCACAGGTGCGCCAGCATCCGCAGCTGTGGCTGCTGGCCCTGAGTTCGGGGCTGAACAACGTGGCCTTCAACTGGGCGGTGACCGTGGGCGACGTGGTGCGCGTGGTGCTGCTGTTCTATCTGATGCCGGTCTGGGGCCTGCTGCTGGCCTGGCGGGTGCTGGGCGAGCGGCCCACGCCCATGGCGCTGCTGCGGCTGGCGCTGGCGTTCGCGGGCGTCGTGCTGGTGCTGCTGCCCGAGGGCGCCTCGCCGTCCCGGCTGTTTCAGAACCTGTCGCTGGCCGACGGGCTGGCGCTGGCGGGCGGGTTCCTGTTCGCGCTGACCAACGTCACGCTGCGGCGGCTGCACGCGGTGCCCGGCCAGGCGCGCATGTTCGTCATGTTCGGCGGCTGCATGCTGATGGCGCTGCTGGTGGCCAGCATCGGGCTGCAGGCCGGCGTGGTGGAGCCGTTTCCCCCAGTGAACGCCACCTGGGCCCTCACGGCCGCCCTGCTGGCGGTGGCGCTGTGGCTGGGCAACGGGGCGCTGCAGTACGGGGCGTCGCGGCTGGCGGCGGGCACCACGGCGGTGATCCTGCTGTCGGAGGTGGTGTTCGCCAGCGTGTCGTCAGTGCTGCTGTCGGCCGCGCAATGGCAGGCACGCACCTTGCTGGGTGGCGGCCTGATCGTGTTCGCCGCCCTGCTGGCATCACTGCGGCGCTGA
- the lplT gene encoding lysophospholipid transporter LplT: MKRGFYTIMSAQFFSSLADNALFVAAVELLRTNGSPEWQRAALVPMFALFYVVLAPFVGAFADALPKGKVMFFSNAIKVVGCLMMLFGSHPLIAYAVVGLGAAAYSPAKYGILTELLPASQLVKANGWIEGLTIASIILGVLLGGQLVGPAIAHLLLSVDLPFVDTGVDTAAEAAIAALITLYLVAAWFNTRIPHTGVEMRPLPSNPLAMLPDFWACNNRLWRDKLGQISLSTTTLFWGAGGNLKFIVLAWAAAALSYNTTQASALTGVVAIGTAVGAVVASMRMRLDMATKVIPLGIAMGLLLVMMVFIKSIWVAIPFLILLGGLGGYLVVPMNALLQHRGHNLMGAGRSIAVQNFNEQACILALGAFYSLSLKMGLSVFGAITAFGLVVAGVMWLIRRWHQHNCVRYREEVDHLLHLARHDHHH; encoded by the coding sequence ATGAAGCGCGGTTTCTACACCATCATGTCGGCGCAGTTTTTCAGCTCGCTGGCCGACAACGCACTTTTCGTGGCCGCCGTGGAATTGCTGCGCACCAACGGGTCGCCGGAGTGGCAGCGTGCGGCGCTCGTGCCGATGTTCGCGCTGTTCTACGTGGTGCTGGCCCCTTTCGTGGGCGCCTTCGCCGATGCGCTGCCCAAGGGCAAGGTCATGTTCTTCAGCAACGCGATCAAGGTCGTGGGCTGCCTCATGATGCTGTTCGGCTCCCACCCGCTGATCGCCTACGCCGTCGTCGGCCTGGGCGCCGCGGCCTACTCGCCCGCCAAGTACGGCATCCTCACCGAGTTGCTGCCGGCCTCGCAGCTGGTCAAGGCCAACGGATGGATCGAGGGGCTGACCATCGCCTCCATCATCCTGGGCGTGCTGCTGGGCGGCCAGCTCGTGGGGCCTGCCATCGCCCACCTGCTGCTGTCGGTGGACCTGCCCTTCGTGGACACCGGCGTGGACACCGCGGCCGAAGCCGCCATCGCCGCGCTGATCACGCTGTACCTGGTCGCCGCGTGGTTCAACACCCGCATTCCCCACACCGGCGTGGAGATGCGCCCGCTGCCGTCCAATCCGCTGGCGATGCTGCCGGACTTCTGGGCCTGCAACAACCGCCTGTGGCGCGACAAGCTGGGGCAGATCTCGCTGTCCACCACCACCCTGTTCTGGGGCGCGGGCGGCAACCTCAAGTTCATCGTGCTGGCCTGGGCCGCGGCTGCGCTCTCCTACAACACCACGCAGGCCTCGGCCCTCACGGGGGTGGTGGCCATCGGCACGGCCGTGGGCGCGGTGGTGGCCTCCATGCGCATGCGGCTGGACATGGCCACCAAGGTCATCCCGCTGGGCATCGCCATGGGCCTGCTGCTGGTGATGATGGTGTTCATCAAGAGCATCTGGGTCGCCATTCCCTTCCTCATCCTGCTGGGCGGCCTGGGCGGCTACCTGGTGGTGCCGATGAACGCGCTGCTGCAGCACCGGGGCCACAACCTCATGGGCGCGGGCCGCTCCATCGCGGTGCAGAACTTCAACGAGCAGGCCTGCATCCTGGCGCTGGGCGCGTTCTACAGCCTGTCGCTCAAGATGGGGCTGTCGGTGTTCGGCGCCATCACCGCGTTCGGCCTCGTGGTGGCCGGGGTGATGTGGCTGATCCGCCGCTGGCACCAGCACAACTGCGTGCGCTATCGCGAAGAGGTGGACCACCTGCTGCACCTGGCGCGGCACGACCACCACCACTGA
- the alr gene encoding alanine racemase, whose translation MPRPIQATIHTAALQHNLGRARASAPDALAWAVVKANAYGHGIERVFEGLRAADGFALLDLSEAERVRALGWRGPILLLEGVFEPRDLELCSRLGLWHAVHCDEQIDWLAAHKTQAPHRVFLKMNTGMNRLGFTPERYRSAWARLNALTQVDEISFMTHFSDADGPRGIAHQMAAFQTATQDLPGEKSVCNSAATLRHAVDARVRGDWVRAGIVLYGGAADHPEHTAAHWDLQPSMTLSARVIAVQHVQAGDTVGYGSAFTADAPLTIGVVACGYADGYPRHAGTGTPVLVNGVRTRVVGRVSMDMITVDLTPVIDAGVEAGFGAEATLWGRAANGTVLPIDDVAYAAGTVGYELMCALAARVPVAVA comes from the coding sequence ATGCCGCGTCCCATCCAAGCCACCATCCACACTGCTGCACTGCAACACAATCTCGGGCGCGCACGCGCCAGTGCGCCGGACGCGCTGGCCTGGGCGGTGGTGAAGGCCAATGCCTACGGCCATGGCATCGAACGCGTGTTCGAGGGGCTGCGGGCGGCCGACGGCTTCGCCCTGCTGGACCTGTCCGAGGCCGAGCGCGTGCGGGCCCTCGGGTGGCGCGGCCCGATCCTGCTGCTGGAGGGCGTGTTCGAGCCGCGCGACCTGGAGCTGTGTTCGCGCCTGGGGCTGTGGCACGCGGTGCATTGCGACGAGCAGATCGACTGGCTGGCCGCCCACAAGACGCAGGCGCCGCACCGCGTCTTTCTCAAGATGAACACCGGCATGAACCGGCTGGGCTTCACGCCCGAGCGCTACCGCTCGGCCTGGGCGCGGCTCAACGCGCTCACGCAGGTGGACGAGATCTCGTTCATGACCCATTTCAGCGACGCCGACGGCCCGCGCGGCATCGCGCACCAGATGGCCGCCTTCCAGACGGCCACGCAGGACCTGCCCGGCGAGAAAAGCGTGTGCAACAGCGCGGCCACCCTGCGCCACGCGGTCGATGCGCGCGTGCGCGGCGACTGGGTCCGCGCCGGCATCGTGCTCTACGGCGGCGCGGCGGACCACCCCGAGCACACGGCCGCGCATTGGGATCTGCAGCCGTCGATGACGCTCTCGGCCCGCGTCATCGCCGTGCAGCACGTGCAGGCCGGCGACACGGTGGGCTATGGCTCGGCCTTCACGGCCGATGCGCCGCTCACCATCGGCGTGGTGGCCTGCGGCTATGCCGACGGCTACCCGCGGCACGCCGGCACGGGCACGCCGGTGCTGGTGAACGGCGTGCGCACGCGCGTCGTGGGCCGGGTCAGCATGGACATGATCACCGTGGACCTGACCCCTGTGATCGATGCTGGCGTGGAGGCGGGCTTCGGCGCCGAGGCCACGCTCTGGGGGCGCGCCGCCAACGGCACGGTGCTGCCGATCGACGACGTGGCGTATGCGGCCGGCACGGTGGGCTACGAGCTGATGTGCGCGCTGGCTGCGCGCGTGCCCGTGGCGGTGGCCTGA